In a genomic window of Tautonia rosea:
- a CDS encoding PDDEXK nuclease domain-containing protein, with protein sequence MDFIGLKDIYSEPDLEGAILQELEGFILEFGSGFVTRQKRLVIDRKDFYHRKLRNLVNTQSMQGMMHSKNFPVIA encoded by the coding sequence CTGGACTTCATCGGCCTGAAGGATATCTATAGCGAGCCCGACCTCGAGGGGGCGATCCTCCAAGAACTGGAGGGATTCATCCTCGAATTCGGGAGCGGCTTCGTCACCCGCCAGAAGCGGCTGGTCATCGATCGTAAGGATTTCTACCACCGCAAACTTCGGAACCTGGTTAACACTCAGTCCATGCAAGGCATGATGCATTCAAAAAATTTCCCGGTTATTGCTTGA